A region from the Lysobacter sp. BMK333-48F3 genome encodes:
- the hda gene encoding DnaA regulatory inactivator Hda yields the protein MSVPQLPLTLRYPPDQRLETYVDAPEGAIAQLRALATHTHETAGYVDPSGADWVYLAGPSGVGKTHLLLGACAEADAAGRRAAYLPLAAAVGRLREALHALEGNDLLALDGIEAIAGRREDEIALFDTHNRARQAGIALIYAARENPDELALTLPDLRSRLSQCTRMVLTPLNDEGRAQVLRQRAQRRGLALEEAALEWLLKRTDRDLGGLTQTLDKLDRASLAAQRRITVPFLRQTLGAD from the coding sequence GTGAGTGTTCCGCAGTTGCCGCTGACCCTGCGATATCCGCCGGATCAGCGTTTGGAAACCTATGTGGACGCGCCGGAGGGAGCGATCGCGCAACTGCGCGCGCTGGCCACGCATACCCACGAGACCGCCGGTTACGTCGATCCCAGCGGCGCCGACTGGGTTTATCTGGCCGGTCCGTCCGGGGTCGGCAAGACCCATCTGCTGCTCGGCGCCTGCGCCGAGGCCGACGCCGCCGGGCGTCGCGCCGCCTACCTGCCGCTGGCCGCCGCGGTCGGCCGCCTGCGCGAGGCCTTGCACGCCCTGGAAGGCAACGACCTGCTGGCGCTGGACGGGATCGAGGCCATCGCCGGCCGGCGCGAGGACGAGATCGCCCTGTTCGATACCCACAACCGCGCCCGCCAGGCCGGCATCGCCCTGATCTACGCCGCGCGCGAAAACCCCGACGAGCTCGCCCTGACCCTGCCGGACCTGCGCTCGCGCCTGTCGCAATGCACGCGCATGGTGCTGACGCCGCTCAACGACGAGGGCCGGGCGCAGGTGCTGCGCCAGCGCGCGCAGCGGCGCGGCCTGGCGTTGGAAGAGGCGGCGCTGGAGTGGCTGCTCAAGCGTACCGACCGCGACCTGGGCGGGCTCACCCAGACTCTGGACAAGCTCGACCGCGCTTCGCTGGCCGCGCAACGCCGCATCACCGTCCCGTTCCTGCGCCAGACCCTGGGCGCGGATTGA
- a CDS encoding AI-2E family transporter — MQRAPVDDIALFLRRLQWAALGVGACWLLWVLAPVLTPFVIAAMLGWLGDPLVDRIERTGRSRNTSVTLVFTFMALLVVLVLVILVPLIERQISTLIVSLPRYREWFTATAIPWLEQRTRLEISDWLDLNHLIELVRSNWERAGGFATTLLGYLSRSGFALIGLVANIALLPVLTFFFLRDWDVLVDRVASLIPRDYLATISRLAKESDEVLGAFLRGQFLVMLVLGVMYGVGLWGVGLDLGILIGIVAGLLTFVPYLGPASGIILGVIAALVQYGDWKHVLGVLAVFGVGQVVESYWLTPKLVGDRIGLHPVAVIFAVLAGGQLFGFLGMLLALPVAAVANVLLRYAQERYTHSRLYAGEHPTILIDPARAPVVPKADDAGRTEREVE, encoded by the coding sequence TGATCGCGGCCATGCTCGGCTGGCTCGGCGATCCGCTGGTCGACCGGATCGAACGCACCGGCCGCTCGCGCAACACCTCGGTGACCCTGGTGTTCACCTTCATGGCGCTGCTGGTGGTGCTGGTGCTGGTGATCCTGGTGCCGCTGATCGAACGCCAGATCAGCACCCTGATCGTGTCGCTGCCGCGCTACCGCGAATGGTTCACCGCCACCGCGATTCCGTGGCTGGAGCAGCGCACCCGCCTGGAAATCAGCGACTGGCTGGATCTCAACCACCTGATCGAGCTGGTGCGCAGCAACTGGGAGCGCGCCGGCGGCTTCGCCACGACCCTGCTCGGCTACCTGTCGCGCTCGGGCTTCGCCCTGATCGGCCTGGTCGCCAACATCGCCCTGCTGCCGGTGCTGACCTTCTTCTTCCTGCGCGACTGGGACGTGCTGGTCGACCGCGTCGCCTCGTTGATCCCGCGCGATTACCTGGCCACGATCAGCCGCCTGGCCAAGGAGTCCGACGAGGTGCTCGGCGCGTTCCTGCGCGGCCAGTTCCTGGTCATGCTGGTGCTGGGCGTGATGTACGGCGTCGGCCTGTGGGGCGTGGGCCTGGACCTGGGCATCCTGATCGGCATCGTCGCCGGCCTGCTGACCTTCGTGCCCTACCTGGGCCCGGCCAGCGGCATCATTCTCGGCGTGATCGCCGCCCTGGTGCAGTACGGCGACTGGAAGCACGTGCTCGGCGTGCTGGCGGTGTTCGGCGTCGGCCAGGTGGTGGAAAGCTATTGGCTGACCCCGAAGCTGGTCGGCGACCGGATCGGCCTGCATCCGGTCGCGGTGATCTTCGCCGTGCTCGCCGGCGGCCAGTTGTTCGGCTTCCTCGGCATGCTGCTGGCGCTGCCGGTGGCCGCGGTCGCCAACGTGCTGCTGCGCTATGCGCAGGAGCGCTACACCCACAGCCGCCTGTACGCAGGCGAGCACCCCACCATCCTGATCGATCCGGCGCGTGCGCCGGTCGTGCCCAAGGCGGACGACGCCGGTCGTACGGAGCGCGAAGTCGAGTGA